In the Leptotrichia sp. oral taxon 847 genome, one interval contains:
- a CDS encoding tetratricopeptide repeat protein, with protein sequence MIEKKEYDSAMLYLKTVLEIDESNFAALTEIVELYSEFEMYGDAVKYAKKRYEKYPRNKDAIFSLGYIYQTLGKFKKAIFIYKKFLEDEKNYFVYLNLGMCYSFLKYFKKAMEYVEKAIELEPESVEAYVQKGDIFTMMKKYDSAILQYKSLVNFEGINLAKLYARMGDTMVYSNDIKKAIEYYNIAVNCEDVQDYIFEDFFEILIQAKEYKEIELLFLNYESSGLPRIKILNLKGRYYLARKKFSEAEKICRKMIMIEPEVPRHYYNLIFVLEKEHKYDEAFECIKNNKNILTNENILKELKKKLNEGRRKYKKTLKNKKKEVTDE encoded by the coding sequence ATGATAGAAAAAAAGGAATATGACAGCGCTATGCTTTATTTAAAAACAGTTTTGGAAATAGATGAAAGCAATTTTGCGGCATTGACTGAAATAGTCGAATTGTATTCTGAGTTTGAAATGTATGGGGACGCAGTAAAATATGCAAAGAAGCGTTATGAAAAATATCCTAGAAATAAAGATGCCATTTTTTCTCTTGGATACATTTATCAGACATTGGGAAAGTTTAAAAAAGCAATTTTTATTTACAAAAAATTTTTGGAAGATGAGAAAAATTATTTTGTTTACTTGAATTTAGGAATGTGCTATTCATTTTTAAAATATTTTAAAAAAGCGATGGAATATGTGGAAAAAGCTATTGAATTAGAGCCAGAAAGTGTCGAAGCATATGTGCAAAAAGGCGACATTTTTACAATGATGAAAAAATATGACAGTGCAATTTTGCAGTATAAAAGCCTTGTAAATTTTGAAGGAATAAATTTGGCTAAACTATATGCTCGAATGGGAGATACAATGGTTTATTCAAATGATATTAAAAAGGCCATAGAGTATTACAATATCGCTGTAAACTGTGAAGATGTACAAGATTATATATTTGAAGATTTTTTTGAAATATTGATACAAGCGAAGGAATATAAAGAAATTGAGCTGTTGTTTTTAAATTATGAAAGTTCTGGTTTACCCAGAATAAAAATATTAAATTTAAAAGGGCGATATTATCTTGCAAGAAAAAAATTTAGTGAAGCTGAAAAAATTTGTCGAAAGATGATAATGATTGAGCCAGAAGTTCCTAGACATTACTACAATTTGATATTTGTTTTGGAAAAGGAACACAAGTATGATGAAGCTTTTGAGTGCATAAAAAACAATAAAAATATTTTGACAAATGAAAATATTTTAAAAGAACTCAAAAAAAAGTTGAATGAAGGTAGAAGAAAATATAAAAAAACTTTAAAAAATAAAAAAAAAGAGGTTACAGATGAATGA
- a CDS encoding DciA family protein has protein sequence MMEKKVSNFRDLAKYMYDKKKMSFFKNESYILSKIKKNWEIFVGGPIFERSEPKSLFQKILTVNLTDATVYHTFLLHKNVVKDRINKFLGEDVVGNIEIHKVNYKIKREILDELIENEENFGTLKVGQMLREHEVTKRRWGSNKKKVFIKKSKKKGEIDINKVILPQRVVDEIHKAMTENPNRDKNLSKRLESILIKMEKRRICLKELGYMECKMCKGLFKPMNDEKICFECEMAKKNKIFESMMGLIQEKPFIGERQALKIIKTDKKTYYKAREVLAQQIYNELLYFCIEKNKEIGDNEEYSFEIRNEAKKEMEDMIKSYVNCKIGSDNKEVFKIERKRILSKLKKDVEFRMKYRYR, from the coding sequence ATGATGGAAAAGAAAGTAAGTAACTTTAGAGATTTAGCAAAATATATGTATGATAAGAAAAAAATGTCATTTTTTAAAAATGAAAGTTATATTTTGTCAAAAATAAAAAAAAATTGGGAAATATTTGTGGGGGGACCAATTTTTGAAAGGTCTGAGCCAAAAAGTCTGTTTCAGAAAATTTTGACAGTAAATTTGACAGATGCAACGGTTTATCACACATTTCTTCTACATAAAAATGTGGTAAAAGACAGAATCAATAAATTTTTAGGTGAAGATGTTGTAGGAAATATTGAGATTCATAAAGTAAACTATAAAATAAAAAGGGAAATTTTGGATGAATTAATTGAAAATGAAGAAAATTTTGGGACTCTAAAAGTTGGACAGATGTTAAGAGAGCATGAAGTTACAAAAAGAAGATGGGGAAGTAATAAAAAAAAAGTTTTTATTAAAAAATCTAAAAAAAAAGGTGAAATTGATATAAATAAAGTTATTTTACCTCAAAGAGTAGTTGACGAAATTCATAAAGCTATGACTGAAAATCCAAATCGTGATAAAAATCTTTCAAAAAGATTGGAAAGCATTTTGATAAAGATGGAAAAGCGGAGAATTTGTTTAAAAGAGCTTGGATATATGGAGTGCAAAATGTGTAAAGGTCTATTTAAGCCAATGAACGATGAAAAAATTTGTTTTGAGTGCGAAATGGCAAAGAAAAATAAAATTTTTGAGAGTATGATGGGGCTTATTCAGGAAAAGCCATTTATTGGGGAAAGACAGGCACTAAAAATTATAAAGACGGATAAAAAGACGTATTACAAGGCACGGGAAGTTTTGGCACAGCAGATTTATAATGAACTTTTATACTTTTGTATTGAAAAAAATAAAGAAATTGGCGACAACGAAGAATATAGCTTTGAAATACGAAACGAAGCTAAAAAAGAAATGGAAGATATGATAAAAAGTTATGTTAATTGTAAAATTGGGAGTGATAACAAAGAAGTTTTTAAAATTGAGCGAAAAAGAATTTTGTCAAAATTAAAAAAAGATGTGGAATTCAGAATGAAATACAGATACAGATAA
- the recF gene encoding DNA replication/repair protein RecF (All proteins in this family for which functions are known are DNA-binding proteins that assist the filamentation of RecA onto DNA for the initiation of recombination or recombinational repair.): MYLSQINFNNFRCLKDSKLLFGKDFNLIYGKNGQGKTSLIEAVYFVATGKSFRTKKVKEMRKYNFHRMIVFGKFERNDGDKTIAIDVNEEKKDYYIDKNKNKYIDYIGNLNVISFIPEDIELIVGNPNIRRGFFNYEISQARKDYLKSIVSFEKILKVRNKLIKEKKTYEEIYKIYNKKFIDEGVNIIIHRREFIKNISVLLNLNYQKLFDEKAELQLKYDCFLGDVEKKSKSELVEKFEEQCLKKMERESFLGYSLLGPQKDDFVFELNGKNAKSYSSQGEKKSIIFSLKIAEIDILMKEKKNIQFLLWTTFLRILMKLGKKVFWIILKIKKFNVL; encoded by the coding sequence ATGTATTTAAGTCAGATAAATTTTAATAATTTTCGTTGCTTAAAAGACAGTAAATTGTTATTTGGCAAAGATTTTAACTTGATTTATGGGAAAAATGGACAAGGAAAGACTTCGCTTATTGAAGCTGTTTATTTTGTTGCAACGGGAAAAAGTTTTAGGACAAAAAAAGTTAAGGAAATGAGAAAGTATAATTTTCATAGGATGATTGTCTTTGGAAAATTTGAGAGAAATGACGGAGATAAAACGATTGCAATTGATGTCAACGAGGAAAAAAAAGATTACTACATAGATAAGAATAAAAATAAATATATAGACTATATCGGAAACTTAAATGTAATTTCTTTTATTCCTGAAGATATTGAACTAATTGTGGGAAATCCAAATATTAGAAGGGGTTTTTTTAATTACGAAATTTCACAGGCGAGAAAAGATTATTTGAAGTCAATTGTAAGTTTTGAAAAAATATTAAAAGTGCGGAATAAACTGATAAAAGAAAAAAAAACTTATGAAGAAATCTATAAAATTTATAATAAAAAATTTATTGATGAAGGCGTAAATATTATAATTCACAGAAGGGAATTTATAAAAAACATATCAGTTTTACTAAACCTCAATTACCAGAAACTGTTTGACGAAAAAGCCGAGTTACAGCTAAAGTACGATTGTTTTCTGGGAGATGTGGAAAAAAAAAGTAAATCTGAATTGGTAGAAAAGTTTGAAGAGCAGTGCTTAAAAAAAATGGAGCGGGAAAGTTTTTTGGGATACAGTTTATTAGGACCGCAAAAAGATGACTTTGTCTTTGAGTTAAATGGGAAAAATGCAAAATCTTACTCTTCTCAAGGAGAAAAGAAATCTATAATTTTTTCTCTAAAAATTGCAGAAATCGACATTTTGATGAAAGAAAAAAAGAATATCCAATTTTTATTATGGACGACATTTCTTCGTATTTTGATGAAATTAGGAAAAAAAGTATTTTGGATTATTTTAAAAATAAAAAAATTCAATGTTTTATAA
- the yaaA gene encoding S4 domain-containing protein YaaA: MDKKIEEIKINTEFIKLDQLLKWANLVESGAAAKMIILDGNVKVNGKVETRRGKKIYSGDIVEFSGEKIVVKKEA; encoded by the coding sequence ATGGACAAAAAAATTGAGGAAATAAAAATAAACACCGAATTTATAAAATTAGATCAACTTCTAAAATGGGCAAATCTGGTAGAATCTGGGGCCGCAGCAAAGATGATTATTTTGGATGGCAATGTAAAAGTAAATGGAAAAGTTGAAACTAGAAGAGGGAAAAAAATATATTCGGGTGATATTGTGGAATTTAGTGGTGAAAAAATTGTTGTGAAAAAAGAAGCGTAA
- the dnaA gene encoding chromosomal replication initiator protein DnaA encodes MVEAEKLWEKLKKLIRKSVEEVIFETFFQNVKAVNIVENTLFLSCNSKVIKKNVENYKAEMEEILELVTDEKMEIKIDVKKQKKEIKQPEMKIFPTKEMEKTKIQKEKPKNTGLNPKHRLDNFVVGENSRLAYNACLAVVNNPKPVYNPLFIFGSSGLGKTHLMQAVGNEILRKDPEKRVYYSTSEEFANEFFKVLNSGRIQNFRDIFRNLDVLLLDDIQFFEKVFGRGEGTVEEEFFHTFNKLQELGKQIIMISDKSPKEIKNLSKRLESRFLSGLTVEIQRPGFETRMMILKNIAKNQDIEIGDDILEYISDAVVSNVRELEGILTNLNARAKLLNEPITIEQVQEMLSHNIKRERSKITAQKVIEMISSHYGISVADMKSKKRQKKIVKSRQIAMFILKNNAELDLSLTAIGGLFGGKDHSTVISSIRKVEKSKKEDIVFKKEVEDLNRKIFKM; translated from the coding sequence GTGGTAGAAGCTGAAAAATTGTGGGAAAAGCTAAAAAAATTAATAAGAAAAAGTGTAGAAGAAGTAATTTTTGAAACATTTTTTCAAAATGTTAAAGCTGTGAACATTGTGGAAAATACATTGTTTTTGTCCTGTAATTCAAAAGTTATAAAAAAAAATGTGGAAAACTATAAAGCTGAAATGGAAGAGATTTTAGAACTCGTAACCGACGAAAAGATGGAGATAAAAATAGATGTAAAAAAACAGAAAAAAGAAATAAAGCAGCCTGAAATGAAGATTTTCCCCACAAAAGAAATGGAAAAAACAAAAATTCAAAAGGAAAAGCCCAAAAATACGGGTTTAAATCCAAAACATAGATTGGATAACTTTGTAGTTGGTGAAAACAGTAGACTTGCATACAATGCCTGTCTTGCTGTCGTAAACAATCCCAAGCCCGTTTACAATCCGCTTTTTATTTTTGGTAGTTCAGGACTTGGAAAAACTCATCTTATGCAAGCTGTAGGAAATGAAATTCTTAGAAAAGATCCTGAAAAAAGAGTATATTATTCCACATCTGAAGAATTTGCAAATGAATTCTTTAAAGTTTTAAACAGTGGAAGAATCCAGAATTTTAGGGATATATTTAGAAATTTGGATGTGCTTTTGTTAGATGATATTCAATTTTTTGAAAAAGTTTTTGGACGTGGTGAGGGGACTGTGGAAGAAGAGTTTTTCCACACTTTTAATAAATTGCAGGAATTAGGAAAACAAATTATTATGATAAGCGACAAATCTCCTAAAGAAATAAAAAATTTATCTAAAAGGCTGGAATCAAGATTCTTATCGGGACTTACGGTAGAAATTCAGCGTCCAGGCTTTGAAACTAGAATGATGATTTTAAAAAATATTGCAAAAAATCAAGATATAGAAATTGGTGATGATATTTTGGAATATATTTCGGACGCAGTTGTTTCAAACGTAAGAGAACTTGAAGGAATCTTAACAAATTTGAACGCCAGAGCAAAGCTATTAAATGAACCAATTACAATAGAGCAGGTGCAGGAAATGTTATCTCACAATATAAAAAGAGAACGCTCAAAAATAACCGCTCAAAAGGTAATAGAGATGATTTCATCACATTATGGCATAAGTGTTGCCGATATGAAATCTAAAAAAAGACAAAAAAAAATAGTAAAATCCAGACAAATTGCAATGTTTATTTTAAAAAATAATGCTGAACTGGATTTAAGTTTAACCGCTATTGGCGGACTTTTTGGAGGAAAAGATCACAGCACTGTAATAAGTAGCATTAGAAAGGTGGAAAAGTCAAAAAAAGAGGATATCGTGTTTAAAAAAGAAGTGGAAGATTTAAATAGAAAGATATTTAAAATGTAG
- the rpmH gene encoding 50S ribosomal protein L34, with amino-acid sequence MTKRTYQPNKRKRKKDHGFRKRMQNKSGRNVLKRRRAKGRNKLSA; translated from the coding sequence ATGACAAAAAGAACATACCAACCAAATAAAAGAAAAAGAAAAAAAGACCATGGTTTTAGAAAAAGAATGCAAAATAAAAGTGGAAGAAATGTACTAAAAAGACGAAGAGCAAAAGGAAGAAATAAATTATCTGCATAA
- the rnpA gene encoding ribonuclease P protein component yields the protein MSINKIKKTKDFSLIYNNSKKVHTRYAIIFIKENLKKEQRFGFVASKKTGNSVYRNRIKRLFKEFVNLNKKKFKENTDYIFVGKSILKECIRDIKYKDIEKDLSKVIK from the coding sequence ATGTCTATTAATAAAATAAAAAAAACAAAAGATTTTTCGCTAATATACAATAACTCAAAAAAAGTGCATACCAGGTATGCCATTATTTTTATAAAAGAAAATTTAAAAAAAGAACAGAGATTTGGATTTGTAGCAAGCAAAAAAACAGGAAACTCTGTTTACAGAAACAGGATAAAAAGACTATTTAAGGAATTTGTAAATCTGAACAAGAAAAAATTTAAAGAAAATACGGACTACATTTTTGTGGGGAAGTCAATTTTAAAAGAATGTATAAGAGATATTAAATATAAAGATATAGAAAAAGACTTAAGTAAGGTGATAAAATGA
- the yidD gene encoding membrane protein insertion efficiency factor YidD — protein sequence MKRILLLLIKTYQKFISPMFGRRCRFYPTCSEYSKQAIAKYGAVKGTYLSIKRILKCHPFHKGGYDPLK from the coding sequence ATAAAAAGAATATTGCTACTTTTAATAAAAACTTATCAGAAGTTCATTTCTCCTATGTTTGGAAGAAGATGCAGATTTTATCCCACTTGTTCGGAATACTCAAAACAGGCAATCGCAAAATATGGAGCAGTAAAAGGAACTTATTTAAGCATAAAAAGAATATTAAAATGCCACCCTTTTCACAAAGGTGGTTACGACCCGTTAAAATAA
- a CDS encoding YidC/Oxa1 family membrane protein insertase — protein MFKIPALVNFVVFVLNAIYKIVGNYGIAIIIVTILMRIIVFPLTLKQEKSMKKMREIQPEMDKLKEKYKDNPQEFQKKTAELYREAGVNPLGGCLPLLIQLPIFVALYYAFIGDAIPSNAKFLWFTLKQPDRLFMIGTFAFNLLPILNVVITFIQQKIMAAPGQDNQQMQTMLYMMPIMMLFIFYRMPSGVTLYYLVSGALALLQQYIILKGRSDDGENSTKVTK, from the coding sequence ATGTTCAAAATACCAGCATTGGTAAATTTTGTTGTATTTGTACTAAATGCTATTTATAAAATTGTGGGAAACTATGGAATAGCAATAATTATTGTAACAATACTAATGAGAATAATTGTATTCCCACTGACATTAAAACAGGAAAAATCAATGAAAAAAATGCGTGAAATACAACCTGAAATGGATAAGTTAAAAGAAAAATATAAAGATAATCCACAGGAATTCCAAAAAAAGACAGCGGAACTATACCGTGAAGCGGGAGTAAACCCATTAGGAGGGTGTCTTCCATTATTAATCCAATTACCGATATTTGTAGCACTATACTATGCGTTTATAGGAGATGCGATACCTAGTAATGCAAAATTTTTGTGGTTTACATTAAAACAGCCAGATAGATTATTTATGATAGGAACATTTGCCTTTAATTTATTGCCAATATTAAATGTGGTTATCACATTTATTCAGCAAAAAATAATGGCAGCACCAGGACAAGACAATCAGCAAATGCAAACAATGTTGTATATGATGCCAATTATGATGTTATTTATATTTTATAGAATGCCATCAGGGGTAACTTTATATTATTTGGTTTCAGGAGCATTGGCACTACTGCAACAGTATATTATTTTAAAAGGGAGAAGTGATGATGGAGAAAATAGTACTAAAGTCACAAAATGA
- a CDS encoding Jag family protein, whose amino-acid sequence MEKIVLKSQNEEELKEMIERSLTLGPDETYRVKILKYPKKILFINIKGEYEVEIIKKSELENLEKNFSGKEKIKTKEIVENYSKDSKEKKIISKPNSIKKNESTRITADANVDKIRGFFKEFIVNAKLDIKIVAIKRESSDKYLVLLDGRDMRYIIGEKGNTLNNFEYLLSVVKRFRNIRILVDSNNYKEKREISLRELARKKGRIVLSTGHTIKLNAMSARERKIIHEEISFMQGLKTESFGEEPKRYLVIKKLDNENV is encoded by the coding sequence ATGGAGAAAATAGTACTAAAGTCACAAAATGAAGAAGAGCTTAAGGAGATGATAGAACGTTCCCTAACTTTGGGACCTGATGAAACTTATCGTGTGAAAATATTAAAATATCCGAAAAAAATATTATTTATTAACATTAAAGGGGAATATGAAGTTGAGATTATAAAAAAATCAGAATTGGAAAATTTAGAAAAAAATTTTTCCGGGAAAGAAAAAATTAAAACAAAAGAAATTGTGGAAAACTATTCCAAAGACTCAAAAGAGAAAAAAATAATTTCAAAACCTAATTCAATTAAAAAAAATGAATCAACAAGAATTACAGCAGATGCAAATGTTGATAAAATCAGAGGATTTTTTAAAGAATTTATAGTTAATGCAAAACTGGATATAAAAATTGTCGCAATAAAACGGGAAAGCAGTGACAAATATTTAGTTTTATTGGATGGAAGAGACATGAGATACATCATTGGAGAAAAGGGAAACACTCTAAATAATTTTGAATATTTGCTAAGTGTGGTAAAAAGATTTAGAAATATAAGAATTTTAGTGGATTCAAATAATTATAAGGAAAAGCGGGAAATTTCGCTTAGAGAACTTGCAAGAAAAAAAGGAAGAATAGTACTTTCGACAGGACACACGATAAAATTAAATGCGATGTCGGCAAGGGAGCGAAAAATAATTCACGAAGAAATTTCTTTTATGCAAGGACTCAAAACGGAAAGTTTTGGAGAAGAGCCAAAAAGATATTTAGTTATAAAAAAATTGGACAATGAAAATGTCTAG
- the mnmE gene encoding tRNA uridine-5-carboxymethylaminomethyl(34) synthesis GTPase MnmE: MLWDDTIAAISTPKGEGGIAIIRISGDKSFEILKKIFKKQNPNSDLGFSKLNYGFIKDGAKAIDEVMAVRLKAPKTYTCEDIVEINCHGGAVVSQKILELVLRNGARHAEKGEFTKRAFMNGRIDLSQAEAVMDIIHGKTEKSVSLSLDQLRGDLRDKVNSFKKALLDITAHVNVVLDYPEEGIDDPLPKDLRDNLENVYEEANRLIESYDKGKKIKEGIKTVIVGKPNVGKSTLLNSLLREERAIVTHVAGTTRDAIEEVINIKGIPLVLVDTAGIRQTDDIVENIGVTKSKKFIEKADLVLLVLDASKELEKEDREVIKQIRENGKKTIVLLNKIDLAKKIDIKEFDLENVVEISAKDNIGIEEMEEKIYSYIVDEKVEDSSEKLIITNVRHKTALEKTKDAINNIFETIDAGLPMDLISVDLKEALDSLSEITGEISSEDILDHVFGNFCVGK; the protein is encoded by the coding sequence ATGTTATGGGATGACACAATAGCTGCAATTTCAACACCAAAAGGTGAAGGAGGAATTGCAATAATAAGAATATCTGGCGATAAATCATTTGAAATTTTGAAAAAAATATTTAAAAAACAAAACCCAAACAGCGATTTGGGTTTTTCTAAATTAAATTATGGATTTATCAAAGATGGAGCAAAAGCGATAGATGAGGTGATGGCAGTAAGGTTAAAAGCGCCAAAGACGTACACTTGTGAAGATATCGTGGAAATAAATTGTCACGGAGGAGCGGTCGTTTCACAAAAAATATTGGAGCTAGTTTTGAGAAATGGAGCAAGACACGCAGAAAAAGGGGAGTTTACAAAAAGAGCCTTTATGAATGGGAGAATAGATTTATCTCAAGCTGAGGCAGTGATGGACATTATTCATGGAAAAACCGAAAAAAGCGTTTCTTTGTCGTTGGATCAGTTAAGAGGAGACTTAAGAGACAAGGTAAATAGCTTTAAAAAGGCGCTTTTGGACATTACAGCGCATGTGAATGTGGTGCTTGACTATCCTGAAGAAGGGATTGACGATCCTCTTCCAAAAGATTTGAGAGATAATCTTGAAAATGTGTATGAAGAAGCGAATAGACTTATTGAGTCGTATGACAAAGGGAAAAAAATAAAAGAGGGGATAAAGACTGTCATTGTTGGAAAACCGAATGTGGGAAAATCGACTTTACTAAATTCGCTTTTGAGAGAAGAAAGAGCGATTGTTACACACGTGGCAGGGACGACAAGAGACGCCATAGAAGAAGTCATTAATATAAAAGGAATTCCTTTGGTGCTTGTAGATACAGCGGGAATTCGACAGACTGACGACATCGTGGAAAATATAGGCGTTACGAAGTCCAAAAAATTTATAGAAAAAGCGGATTTGGTACTACTTGTACTGGATGCGTCCAAAGAATTGGAGAAAGAAGACAGGGAAGTAATAAAGCAAATTAGGGAAAATGGCAAAAAGACAATAGTTTTATTAAATAAAATTGATTTAGCCAAAAAAATTGACATAAAAGAATTTGATTTGGAAAACGTTGTGGAAATTTCGGCAAAGGACAATATAGGAATTGAAGAAATGGAAGAAAAAATTTATTCGTACATTGTAGATGAAAAAGTTGAAGATTCTTCAGAAAAGCTTATAATTACGAACGTAAGACACAAAACAGCGCTTGAGAAAACAAAAGATGCAATAAATAATATTTTTGAGACAATAGATGCAGGACTTCCTATGGATCTAATTTCAGTTGACTTAAAAGAAGCTCTTGATAGTCTTTCAGAAATTACAGGAGAAATTTCGTCTGAAGATATTTTAGACCACGTGTTTGGAAATTTTTGTGTGGGGAAATAA
- the gyrB gene encoding DNA topoisomerase (ATP-hydrolyzing) subunit B — MANNYGAESITVLEGLEAVRKRPGMYIGSTSSKGLHHLVWEIVDNSVDEALAGICDKITVKILEGNIIEVTDNGRGIPVAMHKTGKSTLEVVMTVLHAGGKFDNDNYKVSGGLHGVGISVVNALSEWVEATVTRDGQIVRQRFERGVPVSAPEKIGDAPLDAHGTVIRFKADDEIFETTAYDYSVLESRLKELSYLNKGLKIKLIDERKKDEIKEEEFHFEGGIKDFLNEITDDEKIVNDVIYMADSFETQPAKEVEAVDENGNVYLKKVGAKVVEVEIAMNYTTAQREIVYSFVNNINTHEGGTHVSGFRTALTRTINDIAKQMNLIKEKSGTFQGTDVREGLVCIISVKIPEPQFEGQTKTKLGNSEVTGIVSNIVGSNLKFYLEDHPKAAEKIIEKMTMSKKAREAAKKARELVLRKSNLEVGSLPGKLADCSSKDPAESEIFIVEGNSAGGSAKQGRDRRFQAILPLRGKILNVEKASVHRTLENAEIRDMITAFGAGFGDDMNLEKLRYHKIVIMTDADVDGAHIRTLMLTFFYRHLRELINEGYIYIAQPPLYKIQAGKAIRYAYSDDQLKQVTKVLENDGRKYTIQRYKGLGEMNPEQLWETTLDPEVRTLLKVSMEDASYADKMFNILMGDKVEPRRKFIEENASYVKNLDI; from the coding sequence ATGGCTAATAATTATGGAGCTGAAAGTATCACGGTATTGGAAGGACTGGAAGCTGTAAGGAAAAGACCTGGAATGTACATAGGTTCAACGTCATCGAAGGGGCTGCATCACCTGGTGTGGGAAATTGTGGATAACAGCGTGGATGAGGCGCTTGCAGGAATTTGTGATAAAATTACTGTAAAAATACTGGAAGGAAATATTATTGAAGTGACGGATAATGGACGTGGAATCCCCGTTGCAATGCATAAGACAGGAAAATCTACGTTAGAAGTAGTCATGACTGTGCTTCACGCTGGAGGAAAATTTGACAATGACAACTACAAAGTGTCAGGAGGACTGCATGGAGTGGGAATTTCAGTTGTCAATGCCTTATCTGAATGGGTGGAAGCGACTGTAACAAGAGATGGGCAAATTGTAAGACAAAGATTTGAAAGAGGAGTGCCGGTTTCAGCTCCGGAAAAAATTGGAGATGCACCGCTTGATGCGCATGGAACAGTCATCAGATTTAAAGCAGATGATGAAATTTTTGAGACAACGGCTTATGATTATTCTGTTTTGGAGTCGAGATTAAAAGAGCTGTCATACTTAAATAAAGGGCTTAAAATAAAATTGATTGACGAAAGAAAGAAAGATGAAATAAAAGAGGAAGAATTTCATTTTGAGGGCGGAATAAAAGATTTCTTGAATGAAATAACGGATGATGAAAAAATTGTAAATGACGTCATTTATATGGCGGATTCGTTTGAAACTCAGCCTGCCAAAGAAGTGGAAGCCGTGGATGAAAATGGAAACGTTTATTTAAAAAAAGTTGGAGCAAAAGTAGTCGAAGTGGAAATTGCGATGAATTACACAACCGCTCAAAGAGAAATTGTCTATTCATTTGTAAATAATATAAATACTCACGAAGGTGGGACTCATGTCAGCGGATTTAGAACGGCGCTTACTAGAACGATTAACGATATAGCAAAACAGATGAATTTGATAAAGGAAAAAAGCGGCACATTTCAAGGAACAGATGTGAGAGAAGGGCTTGTCTGCATAATAAGCGTAAAAATTCCCGAACCGCAATTTGAGGGGCAGACAAAAACTAAGCTTGGAAACAGTGAAGTTACAGGAATTGTTTCAAATATTGTCGGAAGCAATTTAAAATTCTATTTGGAAGATCATCCAAAAGCGGCTGAAAAAATAATAGAAAAGATGACAATGTCGAAAAAGGCAAGAGAAGCGGCTAAAAAGGCAAGGGAACTTGTACTAAGAAAAAGTAATCTGGAAGTGGGATCGCTTCCTGGAAAACTAGCTGACTGCTCTTCAAAGGATCCTGCTGAATCAGAAATATTCATAGTCGAAGGAAACTCGGCGGGAGGTTCTGCAAAACAGGGAAGAGATAGAAGATTTCAGGCAATCTTGCCGCTTCGTGGAAAAATATTAAACGTGGAAAAGGCAAGTGTGCATCGTACGCTTGAAAATGCAGAAATACGGGATATGATAACTGCATTTGGAGCTGGATTTGGCGATGATATGAACCTTGAAAAATTGAGATACCACAAAATCGTAATAATGACGGATGCCGATGTCGATGGGGCTCACATAAGAACATTGATGTTGACATTCTTTTACAGACATTTAAGAGAATTGATAAACGAAGGGTATATTTATATAGCGCAGCCCCCTTTATACAAAATTCAGGCTGGAAAAGCAATCAGATACGCCTATTCAGACGATCAGCTAAAACAAGTGACAAAAGTCTTGGAAAATGACGGAAGAAAATACACAATCCAGCGTTATAAAGGGCTAGGAGAAATGAATCCTGAACAATTGTGGGAAACTACACTAGATCCAGAAGTAAGAACACTTTTGAAAGTTTCAATGGAAGATGCGTCTTATGCTGATAAAATGTTTAATATTTTAATGGGTGATAAAGTTGAGCCCAGACGTAAATTTATTGAAGAAAATGCAAGTTATGTCAAGAATTTGGATATTTAA